A section of the Nitrospirota bacterium genome encodes:
- a CDS encoding PIN domain-containing protein: MAKIKLLVDTDIIIDYLKGIKPAREFFKSENFDIYCSVLSQKELLSKKGLSDSERKRIKELLLRLKVLKIDNEVSKKYMLLLNNYGEKQGSIADYVIAATVWAKTLPLLTRNRKHFDQIKEIQLSPVYEDNAAL; encoded by the coding sequence ATGGCAAAAATCAAACTCTTAGTAGATACTGATATTATTATTGACTATCTCAAAGGAATAAAACCTGCCAGAGAATTTTTCAAATCCGAGAATTTTGATATTTACTGTTCGGTCCTCAGCCAAAAAGAACTGCTCTCTAAAAAAGGACTCAGCGACTCTGAAAGAAAAAGGATAAAGGAACTGTTATTACGATTAAAGGTCTTAAAGATAGATAATGAGGTAAGCAAAAAGTATATGCTGCTTCTGAATAATTATGGAGAAAAGCAGGGTTCTATCGCAGATTACGTAATAGCTGCAACAGTATGGGCAAAAACCCTTCCTCTTTTAACAAGGAACAGGAAACATTTTGACCAGATAAAAGAAATACAACTTAGCCCGGTTTATGAAGATAACGCTGCATTATAA